A genomic region of Myxosarcina sp. GI1 contains the following coding sequences:
- a CDS encoding SGNH/GDSL hydrolase family protein: MFDSNDLTQIIVFGDSLSDSGNSFALTLGAIPPPPYYLGRFSNGLVAVEYLAEDLELTLDPYYDDGAGNNFAVGGARTGTGNSINDDIAPLLPDVTLPGLADQIDAFTSSNSDNVDPDALYLVWAGANDFLDYLGGSVASDPAELVERGITNIVDSVSKLADLGAQNLIVSNLPSLGRLPSNFEFQGEATAITKAFNGGLSLALDNFEAASSNAEIIEVDLFTELEAIAANPEQFGFSNVTDPLLFSGQLPTEPNTETGFFFWDAFHPTTEAHALLADVIAQTISGEIPQPTFNEISGTAERDFLLGTQEQDNIDGLDGSDLIFGWNSSDRLEGGAGDDWLLGNKGNDLLDGGENSDFVWGGSGEDLLFGSNGNDMLLGAAGKDIIIGGSDRDYLWGGSNGDYLLGGDSKDKIWGNLGNDTLNGGDGNDLLRGGRGKDLIDGGAGNDTLYGNAGADIFELTPGFGTDYISDFEADSDSLMLSGELNFGDLSFAEDKIFVAATDETLAVLTGFDTTTLTESDFNVV, from the coding sequence ATGTTTGATTCAAATGACTTGACTCAAATTATTGTTTTTGGCGATAGCCTATCTGATTCTGGTAATTCATTTGCCCTTACGCTAGGCGCAATTCCACCCCCACCTTATTATTTAGGTCGTTTTTCTAATGGTTTGGTGGCAGTTGAATACTTAGCTGAAGATTTAGAACTTACCTTAGACCCTTACTACGATGATGGAGCAGGTAATAACTTTGCAGTAGGTGGTGCTAGAACTGGAACGGGTAACTCTATTAATGACGATATCGCACCTTTGTTGCCCGATGTAACTTTACCAGGATTGGCAGATCAAATTGATGCCTTTACCAGCAGTAATTCTGATAATGTAGACCCTGATGCCCTGTATTTAGTCTGGGCAGGAGCTAATGACTTCTTGGATTATCTTGGCGGTAGCGTTGCCTCAGATCCAGCAGAGTTAGTCGAGCGAGGAATTACTAATATCGTTGACAGCGTTAGCAAGCTGGCAGATTTAGGCGCACAAAATCTAATTGTATCTAACCTACCATCTTTAGGTAGACTGCCCTCTAATTTTGAGTTTCAAGGTGAGGCAACTGCTATTACCAAAGCTTTCAATGGCGGTTTATCCTTAGCGTTAGACAATTTTGAAGCTGCCTCTAGTAACGCTGAAATTATAGAAGTAGATTTATTTACCGAACTTGAAGCCATAGCAGCTAATCCAGAACAGTTTGGCTTTAGTAATGTAACCGATCCTTTATTATTTTCGGGGCAACTACCAACAGAGCCTAACACCGAAACTGGTTTTTTCTTTTGGGACGCTTTTCATCCAACTACTGAAGCACACGCTCTATTAGCAGACGTTATCGCTCAAACTATTAGTGGAGAAATACCCCAACCGACTTTTAACGAAATAAGCGGTACGGCAGAGAGAGACTTTTTGTTGGGAACTCAGGAACAAGACAATATAGATGGTTTAGATGGTAGCGATTTAATCTTTGGCTGGAATAGCAGCGATCGCCTTGAAGGTGGGGCGGGTGACGATTGGCTATTGGGAAATAAAGGTAACGATCTCCTTGATGGTGGTGAAAATAGCGACTTTGTCTGGGGTGGTTCTGGTGAAGATTTGCTGTTTGGTAGCAATGGCAATGACATGCTTTTAGGTGCCGCAGGTAAAGATATTATCATTGGCGGAAGCGATCGCGATTATCTCTGGGGTGGTTCTAACGGGGACTATCTTCTAGGTGGCGATAGTAAAGACAAAATTTGGGGAAATCTGGGCAACGATACCCTTAACGGTGGTGACGGCAACGATCTGCTTAGAGGTGGTCGAGGAAAGGATTTAATTGATGGAGGTGCTGGCAACGATACTCTATATGGTAATGCTGGTGCCGATATATTTGAATTAACTCCTGGCTTTGGCACCGATTATATTTCCGATTTTGAAGCCGACAGCGATTCGCTGATGCTTTCTGGCGAACTAAATTTTGGCGATTTGTCTTTCGCTGAGGACAAAATTTTTGTCGCCGCTACCGATGAAACCCTAGCTGTTCTTACAGGATTTGATACGACTACTTTAACTGAGAGTGACTTTAATGTCGTTTGA
- a CDS encoding glycoside hydrolase family 15 protein, which yields MSVINNSEVARLIKTDYQLSDIQNLISFLQERDTFAFPTLDNGLFPAAVVSNSTEYTGYAAVWVRDNVYVAYCHYLSGKTNIAVNNVRCLMQYIKKHRFRWLNIIDGKVDLAEVMQRPHVRFNGKDLSEIEQDWQQAQNDAWGYFLWFYCKLINDKAIEPTPEDLAILALFPEYFKAIAYWQDEDSGHWEEDRKISASSIGVVIASLQSFRQLLIYYTESARDRYQIPIAIELLDSLIQKGSKALAKILPAECIQPEHPRRYDAALLFLIYPLEILDSNTSDRIIADVTENLQGKYGISRYLHDSFWCRDYQQIPENIRTSISTEREQWLQERGRSLKLGEEAQWCIFDPILSAIYGVRFHHTHQSEFLTKQIYYLNRSLGQLTATDSKFGGFKCPELYYLKQDKYVPNDATPLLWTQANLLMALKIMEQSLSK from the coding sequence ATGTCTGTTATTAACAACAGTGAAGTTGCTCGGTTAATCAAAACTGATTACCAATTATCAGATATACAAAATCTAATTTCGTTTTTACAGGAGCGAGATACTTTTGCCTTTCCTACGCTAGATAACGGTCTATTCCCTGCCGCAGTTGTTTCTAACTCTACTGAATACACGGGATATGCTGCCGTATGGGTACGCGATAATGTTTATGTTGCTTATTGTCATTACCTTTCAGGAAAAACCAATATTGCTGTTAACAATGTGCGCTGTTTGATGCAATACATAAAAAAACATCGCTTTCGTTGGTTAAATATTATTGACGGCAAAGTAGATCTTGCTGAGGTAATGCAGCGTCCTCACGTACGATTTAATGGTAAAGATTTAAGCGAAATCGAGCAGGATTGGCAACAGGCACAGAATGATGCTTGGGGCTATTTTTTGTGGTTTTACTGTAAGTTAATTAACGACAAAGCCATAGAGCCTACGCCAGAAGATTTAGCAATCTTGGCACTGTTTCCAGAATATTTTAAAGCCATTGCCTACTGGCAAGATGAAGATAGCGGTCATTGGGAAGAAGATCGTAAAATTTCGGCTTCTAGTATTGGCGTGGTAATAGCAAGTTTGCAGTCTTTTAGACAGTTACTTATTTATTATACTGAGAGCGCGCGCGATCGCTACCAAATACCAATTGCGATCGAACTTTTAGATAGCTTAATCCAAAAAGGCTCGAAGGCTCTAGCAAAAATACTGCCTGCCGAATGTATTCAGCCCGAACATCCAAGACGTTACGATGCTGCTTTGCTATTTTTAATTTATCCCCTGGAAATTTTAGATAGTAATACGAGCGATCGCATCATTGCCGACGTAACTGAAAATCTACAAGGAAAATATGGTATTTCTAGATACTTGCATGATTCTTTTTGGTGTCGCGACTACCAACAGATTCCCGAAAATATACGTACTAGCATATCTACCGAACGAGAACAGTGGCTACAAGAACGGGGACGCTCTTTAAAATTGGGGGAAGAAGCGCAATGGTGTATCTTCGATCCGATTCTTTCAGCTATATATGGAGTTAGATTTCATCATACTCATCAGTCGGAGTTCTTGACCAAACAAATTTATTATTTAAATCGTTCGTTAGGACAGCTAACTGCTACAGATTCAAAATTTGGTGGGTTTAAATGTCCCGAACTATATTACTTAAAGCAAGATAAATACGTTCCTAACGATGCCACACCACTTTTATGGACGCAGGCAAATTTGCTAATGGCATTAAAGATAATGGAACAAAGCTTGAGTAAATAG
- a CDS encoding GGDEF domain-containing response regulator — protein MTDNNLNIPEVDLDKASEASLPKDILIVDDTLENLRLLSDMLTERGYTVRKATSGKMTLKVVETLPPDLILLDIMMPDLNGYEVCKILKENSETAAIPIIFLSALDDVLDKVKAFSVGGVDYITKPFQIEEVLVRVNNQLSLKAAQQKIHQLNSQLEERVNERTQQLLLANERLREMSVYDGLTGLVNRSEFMERLEKSLYRAKINASYQFSVLFLDCDRFKIVNDSLGHLVGDELLKQIADRLRSIVRKKDILSRLGGDEFALLLLKIPNLDIAIEIAERIITVLKQPFECNGYEIFINVSIGIVLSSPDYEKPEHILRDADTAMYRAKDIGTGQYQVFTPTMYKAAHKLLEIETDLHRALQQNEFIVYYQPIINLATGKIVGFEALVRWLHLQHGIVPPDSFLPIAEETGLICSIGSLVMQQACSQLAQWKQQGFDKLKVYINLAAQQLNQANLVEEISCILLETQLHSESVKLEITESSMIQNLQSTKAIVRQLRERGLQFSIDDFGTGYSSLSQLQTFPVNTLKIDRSFIQNLDGTKENSGLVAVILSIAQVMNLDVVAEGVETPEQLAKLRELGCHFGQGYLFSKPLNVEDASKLIAQNPQW, from the coding sequence ATGACCGATAATAATTTAAATATTCCAGAAGTCGATCTCGATAAGGCAAGCGAAGCATCTTTACCTAAAGATATTTTAATCGTAGATGACACTCTGGAAAATTTGCGGTTGCTTTCTGATATGCTTACCGAAAGAGGCTATACGGTTCGCAAAGCAACTAGTGGCAAGATGACTTTAAAAGTTGTGGAGACTCTGCCACCAGACTTAATTTTGCTAGATATTATGATGCCCGACCTGAATGGGTATGAAGTTTGTAAAATACTCAAGGAAAATTCGGAAACTGCTGCGATTCCAATTATTTTTTTAAGTGCTTTGGATGACGTATTGGACAAAGTTAAAGCTTTTAGTGTTGGAGGAGTAGATTATATAACCAAACCCTTTCAAATTGAAGAGGTATTAGTCAGAGTAAACAATCAATTGTCTTTAAAAGCGGCGCAACAGAAAATTCACCAATTAAATAGCCAGCTTGAAGAAAGGGTAAACGAACGCACACAACAGTTATTGCTTGCTAACGAACGTCTGCGTGAAATGTCTGTATATGATGGTTTGACTGGACTGGTAAATCGTTCTGAGTTTATGGAGAGGCTAGAAAAATCACTATACAGAGCCAAAATAAATGCGTCCTACCAGTTTTCCGTGTTGTTTCTCGACTGCGATCGCTTTAAAATCGTCAACGATTCTCTCGGTCATTTAGTTGGAGACGAACTACTAAAACAAATTGCCGATCGGTTACGAAGCATTGTTCGTAAAAAAGACATTTTATCTCGTTTGGGTGGAGATGAATTTGCCTTGCTGTTATTGAAAATTCCCAATCTCGATATTGCGATCGAAATAGCAGAACGAATTATTACTGTTTTAAAACAGCCTTTTGAGTGCAATGGTTATGAAATTTTTATCAATGTTAGTATTGGCATTGTCTTAAGTAGTCCCGACTACGAAAAACCAGAACATATTTTAAGAGATGCCGATACGGCTATGTATCGAGCCAAAGACATCGGAACTGGACAATATCAAGTTTTTACGCCGACGATGTATAAAGCCGCTCATAAATTGTTAGAGATCGAAACAGATTTACATCGAGCGCTCCAACAAAACGAGTTTATAGTTTACTATCAACCAATTATCAATCTCGCTACGGGTAAAATTGTTGGCTTTGAAGCTTTGGTTCGCTGGCTGCATTTGCAACATGGGATAGTTCCACCCGACTCGTTTCTTCCCATTGCCGAAGAAACTGGTCTGATTTGCTCGATTGGTAGCTTAGTTATGCAGCAAGCCTGTTCTCAGCTAGCACAATGGAAACAACAAGGATTTGATAAGTTAAAAGTATACATTAATCTAGCAGCACAACAATTAAATCAAGCTAATCTAGTTGAAGAAATCTCTTGTATTCTTCTAGAAACTCAACTTCATTCGGAATCAGTTAAGTTAGAGATTACCGAAAGTTCGATGATTCAAAATTTACAATCGACTAAAGCGATCGTTCGGCAACTACGCGAACGCGGATTACAATTTAGTATTGACGATTTTGGCACTGGTTATTCTTCCTTAAGTCAACTACAAACCTTTCCCGTAAATACTCTTAAAATAGATCGCTCTTTTATTCAAAATCTCGATGGAACCAAGGAAAATTCAGGTTTGGTTGCGGTAATTCTCAGCATAGCGCAGGTTATGAATTTAGATGTGGTGGCTGAAGGCGTTGAAACTCCAGAACAGTTAGCCAAACTTCGAGAGCTTGGTTGTCATTTCGGACAGGGATATTTATTTTCCAAGCCTTTGAATGTTGAAGATGCTAGTAAACTAATAGCTCAAAATCCTCAATGGTAA
- a CDS encoding GAF domain-containing hybrid sensor histidine kinase/response regulator, giving the protein MSNFLNELLSSKSYIPHGHCYLWQTPLVALHLVSDLLIAIAYFSIPIMLLYFVFKRSDVPFQSFFVMFGAFIVLCGTGHLLEIWTLWHPAYWLSGVEQALTAFVSCYTAVEMATLVPRFLSLKTPEQLEIVNRELQKEIVERQKAETELRRINEDLEVRVQQRTSEVQQAAEQKQAITRIVLRMRQTLDLQQIFFDTTEELRQTIDCDRVLIYQFNSDWSGQLVAESVAKKWSKLTSQLDEKPLTRVAIEQDDCAIKIIKDTYLQESEGSIFTQKDSYRAVSDIHQANFNKCYLELLEQIEAKAYLVVPIFCGDRLWGLLFAYELSAPRQWQQGSVQIMIQVGTQLGVAVQQAELLAHTQKQARELRVAKNEAERANRTKSEFLANMSHELRTPLNAILGYAQLIQRSDELSEKHQKYIDIIDCNGEHLLSLINDVLEMSKIEAGYSAVNETSFDLYSLLVELEDLLKLRAQLKQLQLSFERCQDVPQYIKTDRNKLRQILINILGNAVKFTERGSIELKVWLQGEMLYFSVEDTGPGIAAEAIDNIFTAFTQAEAGWQSSEGSGLGLSISRVFVELMGGEITVKSKLGQGTTFTFTTPYISTAPVPSEKSPSFYGMPIALAADSSDFRILVAEDKPTNRELMIKILGSVGFQVRAVANGREAIALWESWEPHLIWMDMQMPVMNGYEASKHIKSFLKGQATVVIALTASVFEEERQKILAFGCDDFVRKPVRQRELFAKMAQYLGVKYIYKEDERSNSNRERVEQIDNVKLNAQSLEFMSIEWIEEVCRQASGGDDLRLLELVEQIPSERKKIKIALTKLIENFDFEEIINLTS; this is encoded by the coding sequence ATGAGTAACTTTTTAAACGAGCTTTTATCCTCTAAGTCCTATATACCTCATGGTCATTGTTATCTATGGCAAACTCCACTGGTTGCGCTGCATTTAGTTAGCGACTTACTAATTGCGATCGCCTATTTTTCAATTCCCATTATGCTGCTTTACTTTGTTTTTAAGCGCAGTGATGTTCCGTTTCAAAGCTTTTTTGTAATGTTTGGGGCGTTTATCGTACTTTGTGGCACGGGACACTTATTAGAAATTTGGACTTTGTGGCATCCTGCCTACTGGTTATCGGGGGTAGAACAAGCTCTGACTGCCTTTGTCTCTTGCTATACGGCAGTGGAAATGGCTACTTTAGTACCGCGTTTTCTATCCCTCAAGACACCCGAACAGCTAGAAATCGTCAATCGGGAACTGCAAAAAGAAATTGTCGAACGACAAAAAGCAGAAACCGAACTCCGACGGATTAATGAAGATCTTGAAGTAAGAGTTCAACAGCGTACTAGTGAGGTACAACAGGCGGCAGAACAAAAACAAGCAATTACCAGAATTGTCCTGCGGATGAGACAAACTCTGGATTTACAGCAAATTTTCTTCGATACTACTGAAGAACTAAGACAGACTATTGATTGCGATCGCGTATTAATCTATCAATTTAACTCCGATTGGAGCGGTCAACTAGTTGCCGAGTCAGTTGCTAAAAAATGGTCTAAACTAACTTCTCAATTAGATGAAAAGCCGCTAACGCGAGTGGCGATCGAGCAAGATGACTGCGCCATAAAAATTATTAAAGACACCTACCTGCAAGAATCTGAAGGCAGCATTTTTACTCAGAAAGATAGCTATCGTGCCGTTAGCGATATCCACCAAGCTAACTTCAATAAATGTTATCTAGAATTATTGGAGCAAATAGAAGCAAAAGCTTACTTGGTCGTGCCGATTTTTTGTGGCGATCGCTTGTGGGGATTGCTATTTGCCTACGAACTATCCGCTCCTCGTCAGTGGCAACAGGGAAGCGTTCAGATTATGATTCAGGTTGGTACCCAGTTGGGTGTAGCCGTACAGCAAGCAGAACTATTGGCACATACCCAAAAGCAAGCGCGAGAATTGAGAGTGGCAAAAAATGAAGCAGAAAGAGCCAACCGTACCAAAAGTGAATTCTTAGCCAATATGAGCCACGAATTGCGAACTCCTCTCAATGCCATTCTCGGTTACGCTCAACTGATTCAAAGGTCTGACGAACTTTCCGAAAAACATCAAAAGTATATTGATATTATTGACTGTAATGGCGAGCACTTGTTGAGTCTAATTAACGATGTTTTGGAAATGTCAAAAATTGAGGCGGGATACAGTGCTGTTAATGAAACCAGTTTCGATCTCTATAGTTTGCTCGTAGAACTTGAAGATCTGCTCAAGCTGAGAGCGCAACTCAAACAACTTCAATTATCTTTTGAACGCTGTCAAGATGTACCTCAATACATCAAAACCGATCGCAATAAACTACGTCAGATACTAATTAACATTCTGGGCAATGCAGTTAAGTTTACCGAAAGAGGTTCGATTGAGTTAAAGGTTTGGCTGCAAGGAGAAATGCTTTACTTTAGCGTTGAAGATACAGGTCCTGGCATCGCCGCAGAAGCAATAGATAATATTTTTACTGCTTTCACTCAAGCCGAAGCAGGATGGCAATCGAGCGAAGGATCGGGACTGGGACTATCTATCAGTCGCGTGTTTGTCGAGTTGATGGGAGGCGAAATTACAGTTAAAAGCAAGCTCGGACAGGGAACTACCTTTACTTTTACTACTCCCTATATTTCTACAGCACCAGTCCCGTCAGAAAAATCTCCATCATTTTATGGTATGCCAATCGCTTTAGCTGCTGATAGTTCGGACTTTCGTATTTTAGTTGCCGAAGACAAACCTACCAATCGCGAACTTATGATCAAAATACTTGGTTCGGTGGGATTTCAAGTTCGAGCAGTTGCTAATGGTCGAGAAGCGATCGCTCTCTGGGAAAGTTGGGAACCCCATTTAATTTGGATGGATATGCAAATGCCCGTAATGAATGGGTACGAAGCCAGCAAACATATTAAATCTTTTTTGAAAGGTCAGGCAACTGTAGTTATAGCCCTTACCGCCAGCGTGTTTGAAGAAGAACGACAGAAAATTCTGGCATTTGGCTGTGATGATTTTGTCCGCAAACCCGTTCGCCAACGGGAGCTGTTTGCCAAAATGGCACAATATCTGGGAGTGAAATATATCTACAAAGAAGACGAGCGATCGAACTCTAATAGGGAAAGAGTAGAGCAAATTGATAATGTCAAACTTAACGCTCAAAGTCTTGAATTTATGTCTATAGAATGGATTGAGGAAGTTTGTCGGCAAGCTTCTGGAGGCGACGATTTACGATTGCTAGAACTAGTCGAACAAATTCCTTCAGAAAGAAAAAAGATCAAAATAGCTCTAACCAAACTCATTGAAAACTTTGATTTTGAAGAAATTATCAACCTGACCAGTTAA
- the uraD gene encoding 2-oxo-4-hydroxy-4-carboxy-5-ureidoimidazoline decarboxylase, whose product MNNIQYTLAQLNQMEREEFTTALGEIWEETPEIARKTWVSKPFASFEALYQSMVAIVKEMSEVEQLALIKAHPDLGSKTKMAEASVQEQAGVGLDRLTSEEYERFQSLNQAYKNKFGFPFIIAVRNQTKDSILEAFASRLENSLEREKQQAITEISKIARLRLESILA is encoded by the coding sequence ATGAATAATATCCAATATACTCTCGCTCAGTTAAACCAAATGGAGCGAGAAGAATTTACCACAGCATTAGGGGAAATTTGGGAAGAAACCCCAGAAATTGCGCGAAAAACTTGGGTGAGCAAACCTTTTGCAAGTTTTGAGGCATTATATCAATCTATGGTTGCAATAGTGAAAGAAATGAGCGAAGTCGAACAGTTAGCTTTAATTAAAGCTCATCCAGATCTTGGTAGTAAAACCAAAATGGCAGAGGCTTCAGTACAGGAGCAGGCAGGAGTAGGTTTAGATCGTCTGACCTCAGAAGAATACGAGCGTTTTCAGTCTCTCAATCAGGCTTATAAAAATAAGTTTGGTTTTCCGTTTATTATCGCCGTCAGAAACCAGACCAAAGATAGTATTTTGGAGGCTTTTGCCAGTCGTCTGGAAAACTCATTAGAACGAGAAAAACAACAGGCTATAACAGAAATTAGTAAAATCGCTAGACTGCGCTTAGAGTCAATTCTCGCGTGA